From Amycolatopsis cihanbeyliensis, a single genomic window includes:
- a CDS encoding PTS sugar transporter subunit IIA has protein sequence MTLSVQSPVSGVTAPMTEVPDPVFAEAMVGPGIAVRPSGGRADAVAPVAGTVATLHPHAFVVTAEDGRGVLVHLGIDTVKQKGEGFTLHVVKGESVRAGQPIVSWDPDSVSAAGYSPMVPVVALDAAADVLSGLTPEVTVAAGDPLFTWS, from the coding sequence GTGACACTCTCCGTGCAGAGCCCGGTGTCCGGCGTGACCGCGCCGATGACGGAGGTGCCCGACCCGGTGTTCGCCGAGGCCATGGTCGGCCCCGGCATCGCCGTGCGGCCGAGCGGCGGCCGTGCCGACGCGGTGGCGCCGGTGGCCGGGACCGTGGCGACCCTGCACCCGCACGCCTTCGTCGTGACGGCCGAGGACGGCCGCGGGGTGCTGGTGCACCTGGGGATCGACACGGTGAAGCAGAAGGGCGAAGGGTTCACCCTGCACGTGGTCAAGGGTGAGTCGGTGCGGGCGGGCCAGCCGATCGTCAGCTGGGACCCGGATTCGGTCAGCGCGGCCGGTTACTCCCCGATGGTGCCCGTGGTGGCCCTGGACGCCGCCGCCGACGTGCTGAGCGGGCTGACCCCCGAGGTCACCGTCGCGGCAGGCGACCCCCTCTTCACCTGGTCCTGA
- a CDS encoding glutamate--cysteine ligase, whose amino-acid sequence MRIDFHPSRRSTVGAEWELALIEADTGELASVAERIVTDVCPAGSPAHPKIKHELLLNTVEVTTGVCSTVGEVRADLADSVELVRSVTDPLGIELFCAGAHPFSSWTRQKVTNKERYAKLIDRTQWWGRQMLIYGVHVHVGIDHRGKVLPILDALLNHAPHLQALSASSPYWAGEDTGYASNRALMFQQLPTAGLPFQFRHWSELESYVADMFVTGVIDHFSEIRWDIRPAPHFGTIENRVCDGLPTLAEVSAVTALTQCLVEDLSTRLDAGERLPTLPPWHVQENKWRAARYGMDAIVITDAAGNERLVTEDLADLLERLEPVAKQLDCVTELRGVAEILDRGASYQRQRAVALANGGNLGAVVNALVAELRAGSPSGPAG is encoded by the coding sequence GTGCGGATCGACTTCCACCCCTCCCGCCGATCGACCGTCGGCGCGGAATGGGAGCTCGCCCTGATCGAGGCGGACACCGGTGAGCTGGCCTCGGTGGCCGAGCGAATCGTCACCGATGTCTGCCCGGCCGGCAGCCCGGCGCACCCGAAGATCAAGCACGAGCTGCTGCTGAACACCGTGGAGGTGACCACCGGCGTCTGCTCGACGGTCGGCGAGGTGCGCGCGGACCTCGCCGACTCGGTCGAGCTGGTGCGCTCGGTCACCGACCCGCTCGGGATCGAGCTGTTCTGCGCGGGCGCCCACCCCTTCTCCAGCTGGACACGGCAGAAGGTGACGAACAAGGAACGCTACGCCAAGCTGATCGACCGCACCCAGTGGTGGGGCAGGCAGATGCTGATCTACGGCGTGCACGTGCACGTCGGTATCGACCACCGCGGCAAGGTGCTGCCGATCCTGGACGCGCTGCTGAACCACGCGCCGCACCTGCAGGCGCTTTCGGCCTCCTCGCCCTACTGGGCCGGCGAGGACACCGGGTACGCGTCGAACCGCGCCCTGATGTTCCAGCAGCTACCGACCGCGGGGCTGCCGTTCCAGTTCCGGCACTGGTCGGAGCTGGAAAGCTATGTGGCGGACATGTTCGTCACCGGGGTGATCGACCACTTCTCCGAGATCCGCTGGGACATCCGGCCCGCGCCGCACTTCGGCACCATCGAGAACCGGGTGTGCGACGGCCTGCCGACGCTGGCCGAGGTGTCCGCGGTCACCGCGCTGACCCAGTGCCTCGTGGAGGACCTCAGCACCCGGCTGGACGCGGGCGAGCGGCTGCCGACCCTGCCGCCGTGGCATGTCCAGGAGAACAAGTGGCGGGCGGCACGGTACGGGATGGATGCCATCGTGATCACCGACGCGGCCGGAAACGAGCGGCTGGTGACCGAGGACCTCGCCGACCTGCTGGAGCGGCTGGAACCGGTGGCCAAGCAGCTGGACTGCGTGACCGAGCTGCGCGGGGTGGCCGAGATCCTGGACCGGGGCGCCAGCTACCAGCGGCAGCGCGCGGTCGCGCTGGCCAACGGCGGGAACCTGGGCGCCGTGGTGAACGCGCTGGTCGCCGAGCTGCGCGCGGGCTCCCCTTCCGGCCCGGCAGGCTAG
- a CDS encoding GntR family transcriptional regulator, translating into MDPTTGASVDRVVEGPTPKHAQLREILRRSVERELPPGSPIPSERELAERYDVSRLTVRSAIGKLVEEGLLSRVRGKGTFTASRRMELQLYLMSFTDDMRRRGLSPTTEVVGTTMEVPPGPTATALRLDEGEPAYRLRRLRRADGVPLAVERGWYHPRRVPGLFDLDLTESLYAHLAAGYDLRLDHAWQTVWAESADKETASLLGIRTGSPLLVFRRVSSARGEPVEDMTSWYRGDHYQLTMQLDRSTPDSGHLAKHGGTR; encoded by the coding sequence ATGGATCCTACGACCGGTGCTTCCGTGGACCGCGTGGTGGAAGGGCCCACGCCGAAACACGCTCAACTCAGGGAGATCCTGCGCCGCAGCGTCGAGCGCGAGTTGCCACCGGGTTCTCCGATCCCTTCCGAACGCGAACTGGCCGAGCGCTACGACGTCTCCAGGCTCACGGTCCGCTCCGCGATCGGCAAGCTCGTCGAGGAAGGGCTGCTGTCCAGGGTGCGCGGCAAGGGCACCTTCACCGCCAGCAGGCGGATGGAGCTGCAGCTCTACCTGATGTCGTTCACCGACGACATGCGCCGCCGCGGGCTTTCCCCGACCACCGAGGTCGTCGGCACGACCATGGAGGTGCCCCCTGGCCCGACGGCGACCGCACTGCGCCTGGACGAGGGCGAGCCCGCGTACCGGCTCCGCAGGCTGCGCCGGGCCGACGGAGTGCCGTTGGCGGTGGAACGCGGCTGGTACCACCCGCGCAGGGTGCCCGGCCTGTTCGATCTCGACCTCACCGAGTCGCTGTACGCCCATCTGGCCGCCGGCTACGACCTTCGGCTGGATCACGCCTGGCAGACCGTCTGGGCGGAATCGGCGGACAAGGAAACAGCGTCGCTGCTCGGGATCCGTACCGGCAGCCCGCTGCTGGTCTTCCGGAGGGTCTCCAGCGCGCGCGGGGAACCGGTGGAAGACATGACGTCCTGGTACCGGGGAGATCACTACCAGCTCACCATGCAATTGGACCGGAGTACCCCGGATTCCGGTCACCTTGCGAAACATGGAGGTACCCGATGA
- a CDS encoding glucose PTS transporter subunit EIIB yields MADERPEQILAALGGADNVIDIEGCITRLRCELEDGSLVDEAALKKAGAHGVMKAGSVVQVIVGPEADTIASDIQDLM; encoded by the coding sequence GTGGCGGATGAAAGGCCGGAGCAGATTCTCGCGGCACTCGGTGGCGCCGACAACGTCATCGACATCGAGGGTTGCATCACCCGGCTGCGGTGTGAGCTGGAGGACGGCTCCCTCGTCGACGAGGCCGCGCTGAAGAAGGCGGGTGCGCACGGGGTGATGAAGGCGGGGTCGGTCGTTCAGGTCATCGTCGGCCCCGAGGCGGACACCATCGCCAGCGATATCCAGGACTTGATGTGA
- a CDS encoding ubiquinol-cytochrome c reductase iron-sulfur subunit, which produces MTAELHTRRTALTVGAATAGAVAGTVALTACGSSDSGSNTPQDQTGTGTGTGTGAGDAPSGDQPLAALEDIGVGEAKAVTMNGEDVIVSRPDDTTAAAFSAVCTHQGCKVQPDGAELRCPCHGSVFDAGTGEVRNGPASEPLPKVNVRVQDGQILPA; this is translated from the coding sequence ATGACTGCCGAACTGCATACCCGTCGCACAGCACTCACCGTCGGGGCGGCCACCGCGGGCGCCGTCGCCGGCACGGTCGCGCTCACCGCGTGCGGATCCAGCGACTCCGGTTCGAACACGCCGCAGGACCAGACCGGCACCGGCACGGGCACCGGGACCGGCGCGGGAGACGCGCCGAGCGGCGACCAACCGCTGGCGGCGCTGGAGGACATCGGGGTGGGCGAGGCCAAAGCCGTCACGATGAACGGCGAGGACGTCATCGTGTCCCGGCCCGACGACACCACCGCGGCCGCGTTCAGCGCTGTCTGCACGCACCAGGGCTGCAAGGTCCAGCCGGACGGGGCCGAGCTGCGCTGCCCGTGCCACGGCTCGGTGTTCGACGCCGGCACCGGCGAGGTACGCAACGGCCCGGCGAGCGAGCCGCTGCCCAAGGTGAACGTCCGCGTGCAGGATGGCCAGATCCTGCCCGCCTGA
- a CDS encoding ArsA family ATPase: MRILLFTGKGGVGKTTLAAATAAGLAGTGRKALVVSTDPAHSLGDAFGRPLTADPSEVDTHLHAVQVDPRGLADQAWQDLRHTLRHALAGAGVDALDAEELTVLPGIDEVLALTEVHRLARSGPWDTVVVDCGPTAETLRLLALPEAISGYLGRIFGRPARIGGRRWARAADSVRQLGEHLASLRELLTDPGVTTVRLVLTPERVVVAETRRTLSSLALRGIRVDGLVVNRVMPTPGRWRGAAASWMRTRRAQQQAVLGEFAGAGLDPALVRPVEHRAAEPVGLPALRAIAEELYGGHDPLDGEDAPAAPLLRVSEVDNGYELRVALPLSKDAAVDLARVEDDLAITVDGFRRLIALPELLRPCRVTGAEAGARGLLVSFVRESGSER; this comes from the coding sequence GTGCGCATCCTGCTGTTCACCGGCAAGGGCGGGGTCGGCAAGACCACCCTGGCCGCGGCCACGGCCGCCGGGCTCGCCGGCACGGGCAGGAAGGCACTGGTGGTCTCGACCGATCCGGCGCACTCCCTCGGCGACGCCTTCGGCCGCCCGCTCACCGCCGATCCTTCCGAAGTGGACACTCACCTGCACGCGGTGCAGGTGGACCCGCGCGGGCTGGCCGACCAGGCGTGGCAGGACCTGCGGCACACGCTGCGGCACGCGCTGGCCGGCGCCGGGGTGGACGCGCTGGACGCCGAGGAACTGACCGTACTGCCCGGGATCGACGAGGTGCTCGCGCTCACCGAGGTGCACCGTCTCGCCCGGTCCGGGCCGTGGGACACCGTGGTGGTGGACTGCGGTCCGACCGCGGAGACCCTGCGGCTACTCGCGCTTCCGGAGGCCATCTCCGGCTACCTCGGGAGGATCTTCGGCAGGCCGGCCAGGATCGGTGGGCGCCGCTGGGCGCGCGCCGCCGACTCGGTGCGGCAGCTGGGCGAGCACCTGGCGTCGCTGCGCGAGCTGTTGACCGATCCCGGCGTCACCACCGTCCGGCTGGTGCTCACCCCGGAGCGGGTGGTGGTGGCCGAGACCCGCCGCACGCTCAGCTCGCTCGCCCTGCGCGGGATCCGGGTGGACGGGCTGGTGGTCAACAGGGTGATGCCGACGCCGGGCCGGTGGCGCGGGGCCGCCGCCTCCTGGATGCGAACCCGGCGGGCGCAGCAGCAGGCCGTGCTGGGTGAGTTCGCCGGAGCGGGCCTCGACCCGGCGCTGGTGCGGCCGGTGGAACACCGCGCGGCCGAGCCGGTCGGCCTGCCCGCGCTGCGGGCGATCGCCGAGGAACTCTACGGCGGTCACGATCCGCTCGACGGCGAGGACGCCCCGGCCGCACCGCTGCTACGGGTGTCCGAAGTGGACAACGGCTACGAGCTGCGGGTGGCGCTGCCGTTGAGCAAGGACGCGGCGGTGGACCTCGCCAGGGTGGAGGACGACCTGGCGATCACGGTGGACGGGTTCCGCAGGCTCATCGCGCTGCCCGAGCTGCTGCGGCCGTGCCGGGTGACCGGCGCCGAGGCCGGTGCGCGGGGCCTGCTGGTGTCCTTCGTCCGGGAGAGCGGGAGCGAGCGATGA
- a CDS encoding lysophospholipid acyltransferase family protein, with product MLYWLMKYVLLGPVLRLLWPMKVVGLENVPDSGGAILAGNHIAVADSFFMPLYVKRKVTFPAKQEYFTEKGIKGRLKKWFFLGVGQFPIDRSGGSAAQAALDTAIRLVRAGHLLGIYPEGTRSPDGRLYKGKTGVARIALESGGVVVPVAVLGTDKVNPIGSKMWRPRRLEVRFGKPLDFSRYEGLSGDRFVERSITDEIMYALMELSGQEYVDIYAARAKELADAEAGGIRPAVPTQAASGREAGRLPETKAG from the coding sequence GTGCTGTACTGGCTGATGAAGTATGTGCTGCTCGGGCCGGTGCTTCGGCTCCTGTGGCCGATGAAGGTCGTCGGCCTGGAGAACGTCCCGGACTCCGGTGGCGCCATCCTCGCCGGTAACCACATCGCGGTGGCGGACTCCTTCTTCATGCCGCTCTACGTCAAGCGCAAGGTGACCTTTCCCGCCAAGCAGGAGTACTTCACCGAGAAGGGGATCAAGGGCCGGCTGAAGAAGTGGTTCTTCCTCGGGGTCGGCCAGTTCCCGATCGACCGCTCCGGTGGCTCCGCGGCGCAGGCCGCGCTGGACACCGCGATCCGGCTGGTCCGTGCGGGGCACCTGCTGGGGATCTACCCGGAGGGCACCCGATCCCCGGACGGCAGGCTGTACAAGGGCAAGACCGGGGTCGCCCGGATCGCGCTGGAGTCCGGCGGAGTGGTCGTGCCGGTGGCGGTGCTCGGAACCGACAAGGTGAACCCGATCGGGTCGAAGATGTGGCGACCGCGCCGGCTCGAGGTCCGCTTCGGCAAGCCACTGGACTTCTCCCGCTACGAGGGTCTCTCCGGCGACCGCTTCGTCGAGCGGTCGATCACCGACGAGATCATGTACGCCCTGATGGAACTGTCCGGCCAGGAGTACGTGGACATCTACGCGGCCAGGGCCAAGGAGCTGGCGGATGCGGAGGCCGGTGGGATACGGCCGGCCGTGCCCACCCAGGCGGCCTCGGGCAGGGAGGCCGGCAGGCTCCCGGAGACCAAGGCCGGCTAG
- a CDS encoding HPr family phosphocarrier protein, which produces MVERRVTVASKVGLHARPAALVAKTAAAQQVQVTIAKDGHDAVAAGSVLNLMTLAAGHGDEVLISAEGEGAQAAVDTVADLVASDLDG; this is translated from the coding sequence ATGGTCGAGAGACGGGTCACGGTCGCCAGCAAGGTCGGCCTGCACGCACGGCCGGCCGCGCTGGTCGCCAAGACCGCCGCGGCGCAGCAGGTGCAGGTCACCATCGCCAAGGACGGTCACGACGCGGTGGCCGCGGGCAGCGTGCTCAACCTGATGACGTTGGCCGCCGGGCACGGTGACGAGGTCCTGATCAGCGCGGAGGGCGAAGGCGCGCAGGCCGCCGTCGACACGGTTGCCGATCTCGTGGCCAGCGATCTCGACGGCTAG
- a CDS encoding metallophosphoesterase family protein — translation MRVHVVSDVHGNAEALARAGDGADALIVLGDLLDFVDYREHGKGILGALFGAEQVATFARLRREGTREDTIAFSRSLWASLEDPAGAVEEAVREQYATLFAAMTAPTYATPGNVDTPALWPEFAGAGVRVLDGEVAELGGLRFGFVGGALLPPGVTPRRSAVWQPYLRTREDYDASVAALSGVDVLCTHIPPAVAELTYDVVARRAELGSDALLDLLGKEQPRWSLFGHVHQPLSSRARVAFTECRNVGHFKEAESPYVLRW, via the coding sequence GTGAGGGTTCATGTCGTCTCCGACGTACACGGCAACGCCGAGGCCCTCGCCCGCGCGGGGGACGGCGCCGATGCCCTGATCGTCCTGGGTGACCTGCTCGACTTCGTCGACTACCGCGAGCACGGCAAGGGGATCCTCGGCGCGCTGTTCGGCGCCGAGCAGGTCGCCACCTTCGCGCGGCTGCGCCGCGAGGGGACCAGGGAGGACACCATCGCGTTCTCCCGCTCGCTGTGGGCGAGCCTCGAGGACCCGGCGGGCGCGGTCGAGGAAGCGGTGCGGGAGCAGTACGCGACCCTGTTCGCGGCGATGACCGCGCCGACCTACGCCACCCCCGGCAACGTGGACACCCCCGCCCTGTGGCCGGAGTTCGCCGGCGCCGGCGTGCGGGTGCTGGACGGCGAGGTGGCCGAGCTCGGCGGGTTGCGCTTCGGCTTCGTCGGCGGGGCGCTGCTGCCGCCGGGGGTGACCCCGCGCCGCAGCGCCGTATGGCAGCCGTACCTGCGCACCAGGGAGGACTACGACGCCTCGGTGGCCGCCCTGTCCGGGGTCGACGTGCTGTGCACGCACATACCGCCCGCCGTCGCCGAGCTGACCTACGACGTGGTCGCCCGGCGTGCGGAACTCGGCTCGGACGCGCTGCTGGACCTGCTCGGAAAGGAGCAGCCGCGGTGGTCCCTGTTCGGGCACGTGCACCAGCCGCTGAGCTCGCGGGCGCGGGTCGCCTTCACCGAGTGCCGTAACGTCGGTCACTTCAAGGAAGCCGAGTCACCCTACGTGCTGCGCTGGTGA
- a CDS encoding polyadenylate-specific 3'-exoribonuclease AS has translation MRFFYDTEFIEDGVTIDLVSIGVVDARGREFYAVSTDFDPGKAGPWVRENVLPKLPSPGDPAWRSRARIRSDLLEFFGKPPGGIELWAWFAAYDHVALAQLWGPMPALPRQLPRFTRDLRQRWEDVGKPKLPTPPEDAHDALADARHNLERWRIIEKVSRTRGFPAHSYE, from the coding sequence GTGCGATTCTTCTACGACACCGAGTTCATCGAGGACGGCGTGACCATCGACCTGGTTTCGATCGGTGTCGTAGATGCCAGGGGGCGCGAGTTCTACGCCGTGTCCACCGACTTCGACCCGGGCAAGGCCGGGCCGTGGGTGCGGGAGAACGTCCTGCCGAAGCTGCCCTCGCCGGGCGACCCGGCCTGGCGCAGCCGCGCGCGCATCCGGTCCGACCTGCTGGAGTTCTTCGGTAAGCCGCCCGGTGGGATCGAGCTGTGGGCCTGGTTCGCCGCCTACGACCACGTCGCGCTCGCCCAGCTGTGGGGCCCGATGCCGGCGTTGCCGCGCCAGCTGCCGCGGTTCACCAGGGACCTGCGGCAGCGCTGGGAGGACGTCGGCAAGCCGAAGCTGCCCACCCCGCCCGAGGACGCGCACGACGCGCTCGCCGACGCCCGGCACAACCTCGAACGCTGGCGGATCATCGAGAAGGTCAGCCGCACCCGCGGCTTCCCCGCCCACAGCTACGAGTGA
- a CDS encoding PTS transporter subunit EIIC — translation MSTTSESGAKGQRKGMAGLQRFGRSLMLPIATLPAAALLLRFGQADMLGEDGLGWNKIAEVLAAAGGGLFNFLPLLFAVGIAVGFARKGDGSTGVAAVVGWVVFNQVVQVFAPISELEGFEEGAGWWLNPLKWPYSVLGGIVVGLVTAVLWQRFHRIKLPPYLAFFGGRRFVPIINSFVLLLIGVVFGLIFPVIDAGMQNLGEAVTGAPIVGGGIYGMLNRLLIPVGLHQLLNVPVWFIFDGGDINNFFDGDPNAGAFMTGFFPIFMFALPAAALAIWHTSRPSQKKVVGGIMFSAALTAFLTGVTEPLEFAFMFVAFPLYILHAVLTGLSLALVNALDIHLGFGFSAGAIDFLLNMRAEAASNAWLLIPIGLVYAVIYYFLFRFVITKWNLRTPGREDDEEITAAETPEDPKAADKNTKDDAAPRA, via the coding sequence ATGAGTACTACCTCGGAATCGGGGGCGAAGGGGCAACGCAAGGGGATGGCCGGGCTACAACGCTTCGGCCGCAGCCTCATGCTTCCCATCGCCACCCTGCCCGCCGCCGCACTGCTGCTGCGGTTCGGCCAAGCCGACATGCTGGGCGAGGACGGGCTCGGCTGGAACAAGATCGCCGAGGTGCTCGCCGCGGCAGGCGGCGGCCTCTTCAACTTCCTGCCGCTGCTGTTCGCGGTCGGTATCGCGGTCGGCTTCGCCCGCAAGGGCGACGGTTCAACCGGCGTGGCCGCGGTTGTCGGCTGGGTCGTGTTCAACCAGGTGGTGCAGGTCTTCGCCCCGATCAGCGAGCTGGAGGGCTTCGAAGAGGGCGCAGGCTGGTGGCTGAACCCTCTCAAGTGGCCCTACAGCGTGCTGGGCGGCATCGTGGTCGGCCTGGTCACCGCCGTGCTGTGGCAGCGGTTCCATCGCATCAAGCTACCGCCGTACCTGGCGTTCTTCGGCGGCCGCCGGTTCGTACCGATCATCAACTCGTTCGTACTGCTGCTCATCGGTGTGGTCTTCGGGTTGATCTTCCCGGTGATCGATGCCGGTATGCAGAATCTCGGTGAGGCGGTCACCGGCGCCCCGATCGTGGGTGGCGGCATCTACGGCATGCTGAACCGGCTGCTCATCCCGGTCGGCCTGCACCAGCTGCTGAACGTGCCGGTGTGGTTCATCTTCGACGGCGGCGACATCAACAACTTCTTCGACGGGGACCCGAACGCCGGCGCCTTCATGACCGGATTCTTCCCGATCTTCATGTTCGCCCTTCCCGCGGCGGCGTTGGCGATCTGGCACACCTCGCGGCCGAGCCAGAAGAAGGTCGTCGGCGGTATCATGTTCTCGGCGGCACTGACCGCGTTCCTCACCGGTGTCACCGAGCCGCTCGAGTTCGCCTTCATGTTCGTCGCGTTCCCGCTGTACATCCTGCACGCGGTGCTCACCGGGCTCTCCCTGGCCCTGGTCAACGCGCTGGACATCCACCTCGGCTTCGGCTTCTCCGCGGGTGCGATCGACTTCCTGCTGAACATGCGGGCCGAGGCGGCGAGCAACGCCTGGCTGCTGATCCCGATCGGCCTGGTCTACGCGGTGATCTACTACTTCCTCTTCCGGTTCGTGATCACCAAGTGGAACCTGCGCACCCCAGGCCGGGAGGACGACGAGGAGATCACGGCCGCGGAGACCCCCGAGGACCCCAAAGCCGCGGACAAGAACACCAAGGACGACGCGGCACCCCGGGCTTGA
- a CDS encoding SRPBCC family protein, with product MADESTQSIEVAAAPERIMAVIADLPAYPEWAKAVQETEVLAEDEQGRAKQVRFTLDAGPVKDVYTLEYDWADDGLSVSWHLVKGQMQKAQNGRYLLEPRGAATKVTYTLSVELALPMIGLLRRKAEKMIMDTALKELKRRVENLA from the coding sequence ATGGCCGACGAGTCCACGCAGTCCATCGAGGTCGCCGCCGCACCCGAGCGGATCATGGCCGTGATCGCGGACCTGCCCGCCTACCCGGAGTGGGCCAAGGCCGTCCAGGAGACCGAGGTACTCGCCGAGGACGAGCAGGGCAGGGCCAAGCAGGTCAGGTTCACCTTGGACGCCGGGCCGGTGAAGGACGTCTACACCCTCGAGTACGACTGGGCCGATGACGGGCTCTCGGTGAGCTGGCACCTGGTCAAGGGCCAGATGCAGAAGGCGCAGAACGGTCGTTACCTGCTCGAGCCGCGGGGTGCGGCGACCAAGGTCACCTACACCCTCTCCGTCGAGCTCGCGCTGCCGATGATCGGCCTGCTTCGTCGCAAGGCCGAGAAGATGATCATGGATACCGCGTTGAAGGAGCTGAAGCGCCGGGTGGAGAACCTGGCGTAG
- a CDS encoding ROK family protein → MLTIGVDVGGTSVRAGVVDEQGDLLDTARVATPGGEDALEDAIAGVVAQLRNRHEVAAVGLAVAAFVGTDRRSVMFAPHLAWRASPVADRIAKRVGLPVTLEHDANAATVGEHRYGAARGARVACLIAVGTGIGAGLLLGGDLFRGAHGVAPELGHLCVVPGGRPCSCGKYGCWERYCSGTALAATAVELLARHPSRSTVLARELSGDPGSVTGRRVAGAARDGDPIALRALAELARWLGEGLALVADVYDPEVVVVAGGVSGSATLFLDEAREHYARVVTGAGHRPLARIRTAQLGDETTIVGAATLARDARKKPGTLGGVAP, encoded by the coding sequence GTGCTGACGATCGGTGTTGACGTCGGGGGAACGAGCGTGCGGGCCGGCGTCGTCGACGAGCAGGGCGACCTGCTGGACACCGCACGGGTCGCCACCCCTGGCGGGGAGGACGCGCTGGAGGACGCGATCGCCGGGGTGGTCGCCCAGCTGCGCAACCGGCACGAGGTGGCCGCGGTGGGCCTTGCCGTGGCCGCGTTCGTCGGCACCGACCGCCGTTCGGTGATGTTCGCGCCGCACCTGGCCTGGCGGGCCAGCCCGGTGGCCGACCGGATCGCCAAGCGGGTGGGCCTGCCGGTGACCCTCGAGCACGACGCGAACGCGGCCACGGTCGGCGAGCACCGGTACGGCGCGGCACGGGGAGCGCGGGTGGCCTGCCTGATCGCGGTGGGCACCGGCATCGGCGCCGGGCTGCTGCTCGGCGGCGACCTCTTCCGCGGGGCGCACGGGGTGGCGCCGGAGCTGGGGCACCTGTGCGTCGTACCCGGCGGTCGGCCGTGCTCCTGCGGCAAGTACGGCTGCTGGGAACGGTACTGCAGTGGCACGGCGCTCGCGGCCACCGCGGTGGAACTGCTGGCCAGGCACCCGAGCCGGTCCACCGTGCTGGCCAGGGAACTGTCCGGCGACCCCGGCTCGGTGACCGGGCGGCGGGTCGCGGGCGCCGCGCGGGACGGCGACCCGATCGCGTTGCGCGCGCTGGCGGAGCTGGCGCGCTGGCTGGGTGAAGGGCTGGCGCTGGTCGCCGATGTCTACGACCCCGAGGTGGTCGTCGTCGCCGGCGGGGTCTCCGGGTCGGCCACACTGTTCCTGGACGAGGCCCGCGAGCACTACGCGCGGGTGGTCACCGGCGCCGGGCACCGCCCGCTGGCCCGCATCCGCACCGCACAGCTCGGGGACGAGACAACCATCGTCGGTGCGGCCACGCTGGCGAGGGACGCGCGGAAGAAGCCGGGCACCCTCGGGGGTGTGGCACCCTAG
- a CDS encoding NUDIX domain-containing protein, with protein sequence MLLGDGEGFVKCACGNRHWGRYGAAGLLLSDPERGVLLQRRAWWTHHGRTWALPGGAVRPEESPAQAATREAEEEAAVAAEAVWVLAASTEDHGTWSYTTVLATARGPVRPRAISRESAELRWVPAGQVERLPLHRDFAAAWPRLRAQLERELVLVVDAANVIGSRPDGWWRDRAAAAVRLRDRLGGLARVRGIDLGLPAEGEWSWWPRVILVVEGRARDTPPDGLVEVVAAERDGDQAVVDTARGALADRPRDHVVVVTADRELRARAQGEGAAVLGPRSLLDLLELD encoded by the coding sequence ATGCTGCTCGGTGACGGGGAAGGCTTCGTGAAGTGCGCCTGCGGCAACCGGCACTGGGGACGGTACGGCGCGGCCGGGCTGCTGCTGTCCGACCCCGAGCGCGGCGTGCTGCTGCAGCGCAGGGCCTGGTGGACACACCACGGCCGTACCTGGGCGTTGCCGGGCGGCGCCGTGCGGCCGGAGGAGAGTCCGGCACAGGCCGCCACCAGGGAGGCCGAGGAGGAGGCCGCCGTCGCGGCCGAGGCGGTGTGGGTACTCGCGGCCTCCACCGAGGACCACGGCACCTGGAGCTACACCACCGTGCTGGCCACCGCGCGTGGCCCGGTCCGGCCGCGGGCGATCAGCAGGGAGAGCGCCGAGCTGCGCTGGGTGCCGGCCGGGCAGGTGGAGCGGCTTCCGCTGCACCGGGATTTCGCCGCGGCCTGGCCGCGGCTGCGCGCGCAGCTCGAACGGGAGCTGGTGCTGGTGGTGGACGCGGCGAACGTGATCGGCTCGCGGCCGGACGGCTGGTGGCGGGACCGCGCCGCCGCCGCGGTCCGGTTGCGCGACCGGCTCGGTGGCCTAGCCCGGGTGCGCGGCATCGACCTGGGCCTGCCGGCCGAGGGGGAGTGGTCCTGGTGGCCGCGGGTGATACTGGTGGTCGAGGGTCGGGCACGGGACACCCCGCCGGACGGGCTGGTGGAGGTGGTCGCCGCCGAGCGGGACGGCGACCAGGCCGTGGTGGACACCGCCCGCGGGGCACTGGCCGACCGGCCACGGGACCACGTCGTGGTGGTGACCGCCGACCGGGAGCTACGGGCAAGGGCACAGGGCGAGGGTGCCGCCGTGCTCGGCCCGCGTAGCCTGCTCGACCTGCTGGAGCTCGACTAG